CCTTGCTAGGAGCAACAAGGGGTTCTATAATATTAATAATTATTTGTCCACTTTTTTGCATGATGCTAGTTTAGTAATCCCAGATTGTGCTCCTCAATTAGACGATACATTTGTTATTTATCCTTATAAACAAGATGGAAGTTTCAACTTAAAAAAACATGAGTTTTTAGGTGTAAAGCTACAAGATTTAAATAAACTTAAGTTTTCTAAACAGAAAAAAGACGTCTCTAAATTAGTGGTTTTACAATCGGTTTCTTTTGAAAATAAAAAAGGATTTAACACCCACCGTTTGTTGCGTGCAATAGATAATAATACGTTGTTAAGTAAGTTGTCAAAAAGTGAGGAAGGTTTAGAAACCGATGTTATGCTTTCTGCTAATAAATTGCACGATGTTTACAGAGAATTCCCTGAGCTTATAAAAAACACTAAAGCTATTTTAAGCCGATGTTCTATAAATTTCGATTTCTCGAAAAGCATACCTAACAATCAAAAATCGTATACTAAGAGTGAGGATTTAGATTATAAATTGCTCGAAAGACTTGCCTATAGTGGTTTGGCGTATCGTTATCAAAACCCAGATGATGTTATCTTTAATCGAATAAAAAAAGAGTTAAGCATTATTAAAGAGAAGCAGTTTGTGTCTTATTTTTTAATGAATTGGAAAATTTTAAAATACGCCAGAAGTAAAAATTATTATTATGTAGGTAGAGGTAGTGGCGCCAATAGTATTGTTGCGTATTTATTGCGAATTACGGATGTTGACCCCGTAGAACTCGATTTGTACTTTGAACGTTTTATAAATCTATACCGAAAGAATCCGCCGGATTTTGACATTGATTTTTCTTGGACCGATCGGGATGATATTACACAATTCATTTTTAAAACATTTAAAAACACCGCGCTTTTAGCAGTTTACAATACGTTTAAATTTAAAGCGTCGGTACGTGAATTAGGTAAGGTTTTCGGCTTACCAAAATCGGAAATAGATATGCTTAGCAAAGGCCGCTACAATATTGAAGCCTTAGATAAACTATCAAAATTAGTACTTGTTTACAGCGAATATATTCAGGGGTTTCCTAATTATTTGGGAATTCATGCTAGTGGAATTATTATTTCAGAAAAGCCTATTCATTATTATACGGCAACATTTTTTCCGCCGAAAGGCTTTGCTACCACACATTTTGATATGGTAGTTGCTGAAGATATTGGGCTTTATAAATTCGATATATTAAGCCAACGTGGTTTAGGAAAAATTAAAGACACCGTAGATATTGTAAAATATAATCATCCAGAAAAAGAACCTATTGATATTCATGATATTAAAGGTTTTAAGACGGATGAAAATATTAAGCATATTTTGCGACACGCTCAGGCCATTGGGTGTTTTTATGTTGAATCGCCTGCTATGCGTATGTTACTTAAAAAACTTCAGGTTGATAACTATTTGGGGTTAGTAGCTGCGAGTTCTATTATTCGTCCTGGAGTTGCTAAATCGGGTATGATGCGCGAATATATATTGCGTTATCGCGATCCGGAACGTTGTAAGCAAGCACACCCCGTTTTGCTTAGTATTATGCCCGAAACCTATGGCGTTATGGTATACCAAGAAGATGTTATTAAAGTGGCGCATTATTTTGGAGGTTTAACTTTAGCTGAAGCTGATAAATTACGACGCGGTATGTCGGGTAAGTTTAGATCTCGTGATGAATTTCTATCTGTGAAAAACCTTTTTTTTAGCAATTGTAGACAAAAAGGAGAGCCAGAACATTTAATTGAAGAGATTTGGAAACAAATTGAAAGCTTTGCTGGTTATGCATTTGCAAAGGGACACTCGGCATCTTATGCGGTAGAAAGTTACCAAAGTTTGTTTTTAAAAGCCTATTTCCCGTTGGAATATATGGTGGCTACTATTAATAATTTTGGTGGTTTTTATAGCACAGAACTTTATGTGCACGAGGCTAGAATGCATGGTGGTATTATTGAGGCACCTTGTGTTAACACAAGTTTTAATGAAACTATTATTATTGGTAAACATATTTATTTAGGTTTTATGTTTTTGCATGGTTTGGAAGTAAAAACTATTAAGAAATTACTTTTAGACCGAGAGGAACATGGTGCGTTTAAAAATCTAGACGATTTTGTTGAGCGTCTAAGTATATCTGTAGAGCAAACCGCTATTCTAATTAAAATAAATGCGTTTCGGTTTACGGGTGTTAATAAGCGCGAATTACTTTGGGAAGCTCATTTAAAAATAAGTAAAACAGTGGTGCAAGAACATGCTATTAATTTGTTTGAAACTAAACGTATAGATTACAAAACGCCAGAATTGCCAAGTTCGGCTTTGGAAGATGCTTTTGATGCTTTAGAGCTTTTAGGCTTTACGCTTTGCAATCCGTTTGGTTTGTTGGAGCAAACCGCTGTACAACCTTTAAGAGCATTGCAACTTCCAAAATTTAAAAATCGCAATATTTCTATTGAAGGTTATTTGGTGACAACAAAGAACACGGTAACATCTAGCGGTAAATACATGCATTTTGGAACGTTTTTAGATTACGATGGGCATTTTATTGATACCGTTCATTTTCCGCCTGTGGCAAGTAAATACCCTTTTAGAGGTAAGGGGATTTATACTATTACTGGTAAGGTGATAGAGGAATTCGATTGTATAACTATTGAAGTTGTTACTATGGAAAAACTTGCTGTTATTCAAGATCCACGTTATAGCGATCCGCCACCTAAGTTTATAACAAATACTAACCGACGGATAGGTTAGTGTATAAAATCAAAAAAGGCTATTCTTTTTAAGAATAGCCTTAATATTATTGATTCGTCTAA
The window above is part of the Algibacter sp. L3A6 genome. Proteins encoded here:
- a CDS encoding DNA polymerase III subunit alpha, producing the protein MYLNCHSYFSLRYGTISPEKLLAISAEYGFKTMALTDINNTSACLDFVRLSEKYKIKPVLGVDFRNGAEQKFILLARSNKGFYNINNYLSTFLHDASLVIPDCAPQLDDTFVIYPYKQDGSFNLKKHEFLGVKLQDLNKLKFSKQKKDVSKLVVLQSVSFENKKGFNTHRLLRAIDNNTLLSKLSKSEEGLETDVMLSANKLHDVYREFPELIKNTKAILSRCSINFDFSKSIPNNQKSYTKSEDLDYKLLERLAYSGLAYRYQNPDDVIFNRIKKELSIIKEKQFVSYFLMNWKILKYARSKNYYYVGRGSGANSIVAYLLRITDVDPVELDLYFERFINLYRKNPPDFDIDFSWTDRDDITQFIFKTFKNTALLAVYNTFKFKASVRELGKVFGLPKSEIDMLSKGRYNIEALDKLSKLVLVYSEYIQGFPNYLGIHASGIIISEKPIHYYTATFFPPKGFATTHFDMVVAEDIGLYKFDILSQRGLGKIKDTVDIVKYNHPEKEPIDIHDIKGFKTDENIKHILRHAQAIGCFYVESPAMRMLLKKLQVDNYLGLVAASSIIRPGVAKSGMMREYILRYRDPERCKQAHPVLLSIMPETYGVMVYQEDVIKVAHYFGGLTLAEADKLRRGMSGKFRSRDEFLSVKNLFFSNCRQKGEPEHLIEEIWKQIESFAGYAFAKGHSASYAVESYQSLFLKAYFPLEYMVATINNFGGFYSTELYVHEARMHGGIIEAPCVNTSFNETIIIGKHIYLGFMFLHGLEVKTIKKLLLDREEHGAFKNLDDFVERLSISVEQTAILIKINAFRFTGVNKRELLWEAHLKISKTVVQEHAINLFETKRIDYKTPELPSSALEDAFDALELLGFTLCNPFGLLEQTAVQPLRALQLPKFKNRNISIEGYLVTTKNTVTSSGKYMHFGTFLDYDGHFIDTVHFPPVASKYPFRGKGIYTITGKVIEEFDCITIEVVTMEKLAVIQDPRYSDPPPKFITNTNRRIG